A window of the Phaseolus vulgaris cultivar G19833 chromosome 5, P. vulgaris v2.0, whole genome shotgun sequence genome harbors these coding sequences:
- the LOC137835570 gene encoding uncharacterized protein, whose product MDEVMTMADVAANTQASTTSSASSSLPSNLPLISAFLSFALAQFLKIFTTWYKEKRWDSKRLLDSGGMPSSHSATVSALVVAIGLQEGAGSSAFAVAVVLACIVMYDASGVRLHAGRQAELLNQIVCELPPEHPLSNVRPLRDSLGHTPLQVVAGGILGCIIAFLIRKSN is encoded by the exons ATGGACGAAGTGATGACCATGGCGGATGTCGCGGCCAACACGCAAGCATCAACCACCTCCTCCGCCTCTTCCTCCCTCCCTTCCAATCTTCCTCTCATATCCGCCTTCCTCTCCTTCGCCCTCGCACAGTTCCTCAAGATCTTCACCACCTG GTATAAGGAAAAGCGATGGGATTCTAAAAGGTTGCTTGATTCGGGTGGAATGCCTTCGTCACATTCTGCAACGGTGTCGGCTCTGGTTGTTGCTATAGGTCTCCAAGAAGGGGCAGGGTCATCTGCTTTTGCTGTTGCCGTGGTCTTGGCATGTATT GTAATGTATGATGCGTCAGGAGTTAGACTTCATGCTGGTCGGCAAGCAGAA TTGCTTAATCAAATTGTATGCGAACTACCTCCTGAACATCCATTGTCTAATGTCAGACCGCTGCGTGATTCACTTGGTCATACTCCACTTCAG GTTGTTGCTGGTGGCATATTGGGATGCATTATTGCATTTTTGATTAGAAAATCAAATTAA
- the LOC137834379 gene encoding secreted RxLR effector protein 161-like, which yields MSTPYDANSKLKKTRAESISQTQYAQIIGSLLHLMSFSRRDIAYAVGRLSRYTQCPSQDHWEALARLMKYLRVTMDYAIEYSGFPTVLEGYNDANWISDSDETKSTSGYVFTLGGGAVTWRSARQTIIARSTMEYEFVALEMAGSEAEWLKNFLANIPLGMKPTPSVSMHCDCQSAIAIAKNKSYNGKNRHIQLRHNLVKQLLKSGTISIDYVKSERNLADPLTKPLGRKMILETSRGMGLKPLANKQVMET from the coding sequence ATGAGTACCCCTTATGATGCTAACTCTAAATTAAAGAAGACCAGAGCAGAATCTATTTCTCAAACTCAGTATGCCCAGATAATTGGGagcttattgcatttaatgagctTTTCTAGACGAGATATTGCTTATGCAGTAGGTAGATTGAGTAGATACACTCAATGTCCTAGTCAAGATCATTGGGAAGCACTTGCGAGACTCATGAAATACTTGAGAGTTACAATGGATTATGCCATTGAATATAGTGGATTTCCCACTGTGCTAGAAGGGTACAATGATGCTAATTGGATCTCTGATTCAGATGAGACAAAATCCACTAGTGGTTATGTATTTACACTTGGGGGTGGTGCAGTTACATGGAGATCAGCCAGGCAAACTATTATTGCAAGATCAACAATGGAATATGAGTTTGTTGCTCTAGAAATGGCTGGTAGTGAAGCTGAgtggttgaaaaacttcttagcaaacattcctttaggaatgaaaccaaccccatctgtatcaatgcattgtgattgccaatcggcaatagctatagctaaaaataaaagctacaatggaaagaatagacatatacaattgagacaTAATTTGGTGAAACAGCTGTTAAAGAGTGGAACGATTTCTATTGACTATGTCAAGTCAGAACGGAATCTGGCGGATCCTCTGACAAAACCCCTagggagaaaaatgattttagaaacatcgaggggaatgggacttaagccacttgcaaacaaacaagtgatggaaacctaa
- the LOC137835572 gene encoding kinesin-like protein KIN-12E, whose protein sequence is MPFLSEAASAIKSRFGFHDHPSASLSLVQNTPDLLKSAAKDSLAQSSIVRNLSDWDDESVVGQSSAAVSSSQSFEFCEDPSFWKDHNVQVIIRMRPLSNSEISVQGHGKCVRQESCQTITWSGPPESRFTFDAVADENVSQENLFKVAGLPMVENCMGGYNSCMFAYGQTGSGKTHTMLGDIEGGTRRHSVNCGMTPRIFEHLFSRIQKEKEVRRDEKLKFTCKCSFLEIYNEQILDLLEPSSNNLQIREDSKKGVYVENLKEIEVTYAREVIQLLIQGAANRKVAATNMNRASSRSHSVFTCIIESQWESQGVTHFRYARLNLVDLAGSERQKSSGAEGERLKEATNINKSLSTLGLVIMNLVSISNGKSLHVPYRDSKLTFLLQDSLGGNSKTIIIANISPSICCSLETLSTLKFAQRAKFIKNNAIVNEDASGDVIAMRIQIQQLKKEVSRLRGVVAGGEIQDNDNSLVSFPGSPGSFMWEGVQGSLSPLNSVKRISQKKDHDIALVGAFRREKDKEMKLQALRDEIQASMKLVKQREDEIQSLKMRIRFREAGIKRLEAVASEKMSAETHLLKEKEEHLKEIEVLRAQVDRNNEVTRFAMENLQLKEEIRRLKSFCMEGEREQMSEQILALENKLLEALDWKFMHEPDVKTNSDPMMEDVLNDVNLVSKLESSPKSRWQSSLREENEFLRIQAIQNQAEMDTICKKLEVCLEEKEKLKRHVDDLTEKLEHEKSQTVNEGKQQMDLPSTIDMPVINNNDQLELKAMVDAIAAASQREAEAHETAIILAKENDELKMKLKTLIEDNSKLIELYEQAAAENIDRNVHKGEAVHEIGSQIDNDCFSLEITKGETEKGVVDNLQNQLMELNEENEKLMNLYERAMQERDDLKRTLSCIEQERVETKGDMDSPEKLVEVDGGERDQRVEIISQEVRGGSESEYEPTASGSDMDVDCDAYEQEKLLKDDRETDVLINAEKKYEVSDLSEAKLSEELSFATKKLERVDENISDAVKTIASLGCAGKATVQVDELSKEIEVTEHDIHIKREQFESLKLMVSEAHERRTIVDKKFSAIKYSLSNFSSTFSYFVQRETRARAVVKDLTSHLDQKKGKLADLQASRQGLENAKEKNQESEVELTKNIACIKLKLEEESRKHEGEKVLFAVENTQNIDSSLKNWHLRCKATDLLKLEEEKTKLQAEMKLSQQKLGVIRKELENLNKKGANVESQIEAVQLEIKQCMKNTKEKELALERVMKEKEMLLEFKDNGMSEIEQMIIELQQHVFEYDLKEGEMKIVGEELQMDLTRAEELQTAKIIAANNKNNFFSAISYSDMLEKLEDEMQNLRTYVQETKLLLEGISSHAA, encoded by the exons ATGCCGTTCCTATCTGAGGCTGCCAGCGCGATTAAGAGCAGGTTCGGTTTCCACGACCACCCTTCCGCTTCGCTTTCGCTGGTTCAGAACACTCCGGATCTTCTGAAATCCGCTGCCAAGGACTCGCTCGCGCAAAGCTCCATAGTTCGAAACCTAAGCGATTGGGACGACGAAAGTGTAGTCGGACAGAGTAGCGCCGCCGTTTCTTCATCTCAGAGCTTTGAATTCTGCGAGGATCCTTCCTTCTGGAAAGATCACAATGTTCAG GTTATAATTAGAATGCGTCCTCTTAGCAACTCTGAAATATCGGTGCAAGGGCATGGAAAGTGTGTTAGGCAAGAGAGTTGTCAAACAATTACATGGAGTGGACCTCCCGAGTCGCGGTTTACTTTTGATGCGGTTGCTGATGAGAATGTTAGCCAG GAGAATCTCTTTAAAGTAGCTGGTTTGCCAATGGTAGAAAATTGCATGGGAGGCTACAACAGCTGCATGTTTGCTTATGGTCAG ACTGGAAGTGGGAAGACACACACCATGCTTGGTGACATTGAGGGGGGAACTAGAAGACACAGTGTCAACTGTGGGATGACACCAAGAATTTTTGAGCACTTATTTTCTAGAATTCAAAAG GAAAAAGAGGTTCGAAGAGatgaaaagttaaaatttacTTGCAAATGTTCTTTCTTGGAGATATACAATGAACAGATCCTTGATCTTTTGGAGCCATCATCTAACAATTTGCAG ATAAGAGAAGACAGTAAGAAAGGAGTTTATGTCGAAAATCTTAAGGAAATAGAAGTTACTTATGCTCGAGAGGTCATTCAACTACTTATTCAG GGAGCTGCAAACAGAAAGGTAGCGGCCACTAACATGAATCGGGCTAGCAGTCGTTCTCATAGTGTATTTACTTGCATCATTGAGAGTCAG tgGGAATCCCAAGGAGTGACTCACTTTCGGTATGCTCGACTCAATTTAGTTGATTTGGCTGGATCTGAGAG GCAGAAGAGTTCTGGTGCTGAAGGGGAACGCCTTAAGGAAGCTACTAATATCAACAAATCTCTTTCAACCTTGGG GCTTGTGATTATGAACCTAGTTAGCATATCTAATGGGAAGTCGCTCCATGTTCCATACCGTGATTCAAAGCTAACATTTTTACTTCAG gattCTCTAGGAGGGAATTCAAAAACAATCATAATTGCAAATATAAGCCCCTCCATTTG TTGTTCACTGGAGACATTAAGCACATTGAAGTTTGCACAGCGTGCCAAATTTATTAAGAACAAT GCAATTGTAAATGAGGATGCGTCTGGAGATGTCATTGCCATGAGAATTCAAATTCAGCAACTTAAG AAGGAAGTATCCCGTTTACGTGGTGTAGTTGCTGGAGGAGAAATTCAGGATAATGACAATTCATTAGTCAGCTTTCCAGGTTCTCCTGGATCCTTCATGTGGGAGGGTGTGCAAGGATCATTGAGTCCATTAAACTCTGTTAAAAGGATATCCCAG AAAAAAGACCATGACATTGCCCTTGTTGGGGCCTTTAGAAGGGAAAAGGACAAGGAAATGAAATTACAAGCACTAAGAGATGAAATTCAAGCATCCATGAAGCTG GTGAAACAAAGAGAAGATGAGATACAAAGTTTGAAGATGAGAATACGTTTTCGAGAAGCTGGAATTAAAAGGTTAGAAGCGGTTGCTTCTGAGAAGATGTCAGCTGAGACACACTTGTTGAAAGAAAAAGAGGAGCATTTAAAAGAAATTGAGGTCTTGCGAGCGCAGGTTGATCGGAATAATGAAGTAACTAGATTTGCTATGGAAAATTTGCAGCTAAAAGAAGAAATTAGAAG GTTAAAGTCATTCTGTATGGAAGGAGAACGAGAACAGATGAGTGAGCAAATCTTGGCATTGGAAAACAAG TTGTTGGAAGCACTAGACTGGAAGTTCATGCATGAACCTGATGTG aaaacaaattctgaTCCAATGATGGAAGATGTACTTAATGATGTCAATCTTGTCTCCAAACTG GAGTCAAGTCCAAAATCACGTTGGCAGTCTTCGCTAAGGGAGGAAAACGAGTTTCTCCGGATTCAG GCTATTCAAAACCAGGCAGAAATGGATACAATCTGCAAAAAGCTAGAGGTTTGTCttgaagagaaagagaaattaaAAAG ACATGTTGATGATTTGACGGAAAAATTAGAACATGAGAAATCCCAAACAGTTAATGAAGGAAAGCAGCAAATGGACCTTCCATCAACAATCGATATGCCTGTAATTAACAACAATGACCAACTGGAATTGAAAGCAATGGTTGATGCTATAGCTGCTGCTAGTCAAAGAGAAGCAGAGGCTCACGAGACAGCAATTATTTTGGCAAAAGAGAACGATGAACTCAAGATGAAGCTTAAAACCTTGATTGAGGATAATAGTAAACTGATTGAATTGTATGAACAAGCTGCTGCAGAGAATATCGATAGAAATGTTCATAAAGGGGAGGCTGTTCATGAAATTGGTTCCCAGATTGACAATGATTGCTTTTCTCTTGAAATAACAAAAGGGGAGACTGAGAAAGGAGTGGTTGACAATCTCCAGAACCAGTTAATGGAAttgaatgaagaaaatgaaaagctGATGAATTTGTATGAAAGAGCCATGCAGGAGAGGGATGATCTAAAAAGGACTCTTTCATGTATTGAACAAGAAAGAGTTGAAACCAAAGGAGACATGGACTCCCCAGAAAAGCTTGTTGAAGTTGATGGTGGGGAAAGAGACCAGAGAGTGGAAATTATTTCACAGGAAGTGCGGGGTGGAAGTGAAAGTGAATATGAACCCACTGCATCTGGGTCTGATATGGACGTTGATTGTGATGCATATGAACAAGAAAAGCTTTTAAAGGATGACAGAGAGACTGATGTACTGATCAACGCTGAGAAGAAGTATGAGGTATCAGATCTCAGTGAGGCAAAGTTATCAGAGGAATTAAGTTTTGCTACAAAGAAGCTAGAAAGAGTGGATGAAAATATCTCAGATGCGGTCAAGACTATAGCTTCACTAGGTTGTGCTGGAAAAGCAACGGTCCAAGTTGATGAGCTCTCTAAAGAAATTGAGGTTACAGAGCATGATATTCACATCAAGCGTGAGCAGTTCGAATCTTTGAAACTTATGGTTTCTGAAGCACATGAAAGAAGAACAATTGTTGATAAAAAGTTCTCTGCGATAAAATATTCATTATCAAACTTTTCCTCGACATTTTCTTACTTTGTGCAACGGGAAACAAGAGCCAGAGCAGTTGTGAAGGACTTGACATCTCATCTTGACCAAAAGAAAGGGAAATTGGCTGATCTTCAAGCTTCCAGACAGGGACTGGAGAATGCTAAAGAGAAGAACCAAGAATCCGAAGTTGAATTGACGAAAAATATTGCGTGCATCAAATTGAAATTGGAGGAAGAGAGTCGCAAGCACGAAGGGGAAAAGGTTCTATTTGCTGTTGAAAACACACAGAATATAGATTCCTCTCTAAAAAATTGGCATCTTAGATGTAAAGCCACTGATTTACTGAAGTTAGAGGAAGAGAAAACAAAATTGCAAGCAGAGATGAAGCTCTCTCAACAGAAACTCGGGGTTATAAGAAAAGAACTGGAAAATCTAAACAAGAAGGGGGCAAATGTAGAGAGCCAGATTGAGGCTGTTcaactagaaataaagcaatgcatgaaaaatacaaaggagaaagagcttgcacttgagCGTGTGATGAAAGAGAAAGAGATGCTCTTGGAGTTTAAAGATAATGGTATGTCTGAAATAGAGCAAATGATTATTGAACTCCAGCAACATGTGTTTGAGTATGACCTAAAGGAGGGTGAAATGAAGATTGTCGGAGAAGAATTGCAAATGGATTTGACAAGAGCCGAAGAGTTACAGACCGCTAAGATCATTGCTGCTaacaacaaaaacaattttttttctgccATTTCTTATTCAGACATGTTAGAGAAGTTGGAGGATGAGATGCAAAACCTGCGGACATATGTTCAGGAAACAAAATTGTTGCTGGAAGGCATTTCCTCTCATGCCGCCTAA
- the LOC137835571 gene encoding uncharacterized protein — MGKAKKGPKFAVRKKVVTSKAIKSYKEEVLNPEKKDLVKEKLPRNIPSHSSALFFQYNTALGPPYRVLVDTNFINFSIQNKLDLEKGMMDCLYAKCTPCITDCVMAELEKLGQKYRVALRIAKDPRFQRILCTHKGTYADDCLVERVTQHKCYIVATCDRDLKRRIRKIPGVPIMYITKHRYSIERLPEATMGGAPRI; from the exons ATGGGTAAAGCTAAGAAGGGGCCAAAGTTTGCTGTTAGGAAGAAGGTTGTCACTTCCAAAGCAATAAAAAG CTACAAAGAAGAGGTTTTGAATCCAGAAAAGAAGGATCTTGTGAAGGAAAAGTTACCCAGAAACAT TCCAAGTCATTCTTCGGCACTTTTCTTTCAATACAATACTGCCCTGGGACCTCCTTACCGGGTTTTAGTGGATACCAACTTCATCAATTTCTCAATACAGAATAAA TTGGATCTGGAGAAAGGGATGATGGACTGCTTATATGCTAAAT GTACTCCTTGTATCACTGACTGTGTGATGGCAGAACTTGAGAAGCTAGGCCAAAAATATCGCGTAGCTCTAAG GATTGCCAAGGATCCTCGTTTTCAGAGAATACTATGCACTCATAAAGGGACATATGCTGACGACTGCCTTGTTGAGAGAGTTACTCAG CACAAGTGCTACATTGTTGCAACATGTGATCGGGATTTGAAGAGGAGAATTCGGAAG ATTCCTGGTGTTCCAATAATGTACATCACCAAACACAGATACTCAATTGAGCGGTTGCCAGAAGCAACAATGGGTGGCG CACCAAGAATTTGA
- the LOC137835569 gene encoding condensin complex subunit 2-like isoform X2, translating to MAEALISSPTMVHKTRVPMSARMQSPTSAFFVGSNDDQLERAQARAARAAAIRHHKSLAVNFHSHPPKSIPCLNKHQILELFHNCIKLASENKINQKNTWELDLIDHLTDIIRVEEGNPVETNFQIASCTLEAGVRIYSLRVDSVHSNAYKVLAGMNRAGQDTEEDATLGSVNAGNGQASRKEVDKKLSFLSTLESSFEVLNVKKFDVAFAVDPLYHQTSAKFDEGGAKGLLMNNLGVYGKCRVLFDSLEVPAKCIISQNDHDISDTIDLSFARDCVEQMILNMHTKDVISPTLRMIVNQFDENNRRPFDFQSSGEKSAEEFDAAIDCKVVNGKEEYENCSSWSYGHDTQTFAAEGGFSDADPSFPSYHEEKEPFNSQDPDMDDIFDNVDGCLFLSLGFRSKKKSWAGPDHWKYKKIQGSKSKVHSTYCTSEDELMIQKTRQPRTKRQCIGRRARMVPDVSEEQCYNNESFPSWDDGSVCDDVTDVYNDMGDSSTLISRPRQINKIEVQYDKTSKQVNVQALKITLWDHIQESIQLPFQGQKEMVSFRHILTNFPSKCNAAATISDISPHLCFICLLHLANEKGLSIQSCPNLDDLGICLLDGATNTRTV from the exons ATGGCGGAAGCCTTAATCTCAAGTCCAACGATGGTCCACAAAACGAGGGTTCCCATGTCCGCTCGTATGCAGTCTCCCACGAGTGCCTTCTTCGTGGGCTCCAACGACGACCAGCTCGAACGAGCCCAGGCTCGTGCAGCCCGCGCCGCCGCCATCCGCCACCACAAGTCCCTTGCCGTCAACTTCCACTCGCACCCTCCCAAGTCTATTCCCTGTCTCAACAAGCACCAGATTCTCGAGTTGTTCCACAACTGCATAAAGCTCGCTTCCGAAAAT AAAATCAATCAGAAAAACACGTGGGAGTTGGATTTGATCGATCACCTCACCGATATTATTAGGGTTGAAGAAGGGAATCCAGTGGAGACTAATTTTCAAATA GCAAGCTGTACTCTTGAAGCTGGAGTCAGAATATATTCCTTAAGGGTGGATTCGGTGCATTCCAATGCATATAAAGTCCTTGCTGGAATGAATAGAGCAGGCCAAGATACCGAGGAAG ACGCTACTTTAGGGAGTGTTAATGCTGGAAATGGACAGGCAAGCAGGAAGGAAGTTGACAAAAAG TTGTCTTTTTTGTCAACATTGGAATCATCTTTTGAGGTTCTTAATGTAAAGAAGTTTGACG TTGCATTTGCAGTGGATCCACTCTATCACCAGACATCAGCAAAATTTGATGAAGGTGGAGCCAAAGGCCTTTTGATGAATAATCTTGGCGTATATGGTAAATGTAGGGTGCTCTTTGACTCACTTGAAGTGCCCGCGAAGTGCATAATCAGTCAAAATGATCATGATATTTCAGATACAATTGATCTTTCTTTCGCCAGAG ACTGTGTTGAACAGATGATACTGAATATGCATACGAAAGATGTAATCTCTCCAACTCTCCGGATGATAGTAAATCAATTTGATGAAAATAATAGAAGGCCTTTTGATTTTCAATCTTCTGGCGAGAAATCAGCTGAAGAGTTTGATGCAGCTATTGATTGTAAAGTTGTCAATGGAAAAGAAGAATATGAGAACTGCTCCTCTTGGAGTTATGGACACGATACCCAAACATTTGCTGCTGAAGGGGGCTTTAGTGACGCAGACCCTAGTTTTCCAAGTTACCATGAG GAAAAAGAACCTTTTAATTCCCAAGACCCTGATATGGATGACATATTTGACAATGTCGATGGATGTTTATTTTTGAGTCTGGGTTTTAGGTCAAAGAAAAAATCATGGGCAGGTCCTGATCAttggaaatataaaaaaattcaag GCTCAAAGTCAAAGGTTCATTCTACTTATTGTACTTCCGAGGATGAGTTGATGATCCAGAAAACCAGGCAGCCAAGGACAAAGAGACAG TGTATTGGGAGGAGAGCGAGAATGGTACCAG ATGTCTCAGAAGAACAATGCTATAATAACGAATCATTCCCTTCCTGGGATGATGGAAGTGTTTGTGATGATGTTACTGATGTATATAATGACATGGGTGACTCTAGCACACTTATTTCTCGGCCTCGTCAA ATCAATAAAATTGAAGTCCAGTATGACAAAACATCCAAACAAGTCAATGTGCAGGCTCTGAAAATAACACTCTGGGACCATATTCAAGAATCTATTCAACTTCCGTTTCAG GGTCAGAAAGAAATGGTATCTTTCAGGCATATATTGACAAACTTTCCAAGTAAATGCAATGCTGCTGCAACTATTAGTGACATATCTCCACATCTGTGTTTTATATGCCTATTACATTTGGCTAATGAGAAGGGGTTGAGCATCCAAAGTTGCCCCAACTTGGATGATCTTGGCATATGCTTACTTGATGGTGCCACTAACACCAGAACAGTTTAG
- the LOC137835569 gene encoding condensin complex subunit 2-like isoform X1, with translation MAEALISSPTMVHKTRVPMSARMQSPTSAFFVGSNDDQLERAQARAARAAAIRHHKSLAVNFHSHPPKSIPCLNKHQILELFHNCIKLASENKINQKNTWELDLIDHLTDIIRVEEGNPVETNFQIASCTLEAGVRIYSLRVDSVHSNAYKVLAGMNRAGQDTEEDATLGSVNAGNGQASRKEVDKKLSFLSTLESSFEVLNVKKFDVAFAVDPLYHQTSAKFDEGGAKGLLMNNLGVYGKCRVLFDSLEVPAKCIISQNDHDISDTIDLSFARDCVEQMILNMHTKDVISPTLRMIVNQFDENNRRPFDFQSSGEKSAEEFDAAIDCKVVNGKEEYENCSSWSYGHDTQTFAAEGGFSDADPSFPSYHEEKEPFNSQDPDMDDIFDNVDGCLFLSLGFRSKKKSWAGPDHWKYKKIQGSKSKVHSTYCTSEDELMIQKTRQPRTKRQVKVDLEFTSFLDKIIPDIFSPPKNPKSLLLPENISPCVSKLPEDWHYEPEDLVKLFLLPYVKCIGRRARMVPDVSEEQCYNNESFPSWDDGSVCDDVTDVYNDMGDSSTLISRPRQINKIEVQYDKTSKQVNVQALKITLWDHIQESIQLPFQGQKEMVSFRHILTNFPSKCNAAATISDISPHLCFICLLHLANEKGLSIQSCPNLDDLGICLLDGATNTRTV, from the exons ATGGCGGAAGCCTTAATCTCAAGTCCAACGATGGTCCACAAAACGAGGGTTCCCATGTCCGCTCGTATGCAGTCTCCCACGAGTGCCTTCTTCGTGGGCTCCAACGACGACCAGCTCGAACGAGCCCAGGCTCGTGCAGCCCGCGCCGCCGCCATCCGCCACCACAAGTCCCTTGCCGTCAACTTCCACTCGCACCCTCCCAAGTCTATTCCCTGTCTCAACAAGCACCAGATTCTCGAGTTGTTCCACAACTGCATAAAGCTCGCTTCCGAAAAT AAAATCAATCAGAAAAACACGTGGGAGTTGGATTTGATCGATCACCTCACCGATATTATTAGGGTTGAAGAAGGGAATCCAGTGGAGACTAATTTTCAAATA GCAAGCTGTACTCTTGAAGCTGGAGTCAGAATATATTCCTTAAGGGTGGATTCGGTGCATTCCAATGCATATAAAGTCCTTGCTGGAATGAATAGAGCAGGCCAAGATACCGAGGAAG ACGCTACTTTAGGGAGTGTTAATGCTGGAAATGGACAGGCAAGCAGGAAGGAAGTTGACAAAAAG TTGTCTTTTTTGTCAACATTGGAATCATCTTTTGAGGTTCTTAATGTAAAGAAGTTTGACG TTGCATTTGCAGTGGATCCACTCTATCACCAGACATCAGCAAAATTTGATGAAGGTGGAGCCAAAGGCCTTTTGATGAATAATCTTGGCGTATATGGTAAATGTAGGGTGCTCTTTGACTCACTTGAAGTGCCCGCGAAGTGCATAATCAGTCAAAATGATCATGATATTTCAGATACAATTGATCTTTCTTTCGCCAGAG ACTGTGTTGAACAGATGATACTGAATATGCATACGAAAGATGTAATCTCTCCAACTCTCCGGATGATAGTAAATCAATTTGATGAAAATAATAGAAGGCCTTTTGATTTTCAATCTTCTGGCGAGAAATCAGCTGAAGAGTTTGATGCAGCTATTGATTGTAAAGTTGTCAATGGAAAAGAAGAATATGAGAACTGCTCCTCTTGGAGTTATGGACACGATACCCAAACATTTGCTGCTGAAGGGGGCTTTAGTGACGCAGACCCTAGTTTTCCAAGTTACCATGAG GAAAAAGAACCTTTTAATTCCCAAGACCCTGATATGGATGACATATTTGACAATGTCGATGGATGTTTATTTTTGAGTCTGGGTTTTAGGTCAAAGAAAAAATCATGGGCAGGTCCTGATCAttggaaatataaaaaaattcaag GCTCAAAGTCAAAGGTTCATTCTACTTATTGTACTTCCGAGGATGAGTTGATGATCCAGAAAACCAGGCAGCCAAGGACAAAGAGACAGGTCAAAGTTGATTTAGAATTCACAAGTTTTCTGGATAAAATAATACCTGATATTTTTTCTCCTCCCAAGAATCCCAAATCATTACTGCTCCCAGAAAATATATCACCTTGCGTTTCAAAACTTCCAGAGGACTGGCACTACGAACCAGAGGATCTTGTCAAGTTATTTCTTTTGCCTTATGTAAAG TGTATTGGGAGGAGAGCGAGAATGGTACCAG ATGTCTCAGAAGAACAATGCTATAATAACGAATCATTCCCTTCCTGGGATGATGGAAGTGTTTGTGATGATGTTACTGATGTATATAATGACATGGGTGACTCTAGCACACTTATTTCTCGGCCTCGTCAA ATCAATAAAATTGAAGTCCAGTATGACAAAACATCCAAACAAGTCAATGTGCAGGCTCTGAAAATAACACTCTGGGACCATATTCAAGAATCTATTCAACTTCCGTTTCAG GGTCAGAAAGAAATGGTATCTTTCAGGCATATATTGACAAACTTTCCAAGTAAATGCAATGCTGCTGCAACTATTAGTGACATATCTCCACATCTGTGTTTTATATGCCTATTACATTTGGCTAATGAGAAGGGGTTGAGCATCCAAAGTTGCCCCAACTTGGATGATCTTGGCATATGCTTACTTGATGGTGCCACTAACACCAGAACAGTTTAG